One stretch of Chloroflexia bacterium SDU3-3 DNA includes these proteins:
- a CDS encoding carboxymuconolactone decarboxylase family protein, producing MSQPKPAISNAFQLFLSEAPAHAQAWMAAVHGLDEASALDKKTEELAYIAVLAALRMESGIPFHVQSAKQAGASRGEVVSAVLLGLPAAGNGVTQSLPAALAAYDAE from the coding sequence ATGTCGCAGCCAAAACCCGCCATCAGCAACGCCTTCCAGCTCTTCCTCAGCGAGGCACCCGCGCACGCCCAGGCCTGGATGGCCGCCGTGCACGGCCTCGACGAGGCCAGCGCGCTCGACAAGAAGACTGAGGAACTGGCCTACATCGCCGTGCTGGCCGCGCTGCGGATGGAGTCGGGCATCCCCTTCCACGTGCAGAGCGCCAAGCAGGCCGGGGCCTCGCGCGGCGAGGTGGTGAGCGCGGTGCTGCTGGGCCTACCCGCCGCAGGCAACGGCGTCACCCAGTCGCTACCCGCCGCGCTGGCCGCGTACGACGCGGAGTAG
- a CDS encoding class I SAM-dependent methyltransferase gives MTSLRERWTSYIDRQHQQPSGPVGRVIGERMVRQHAPENAWAMRLLQIGAGDRVLDLGCGPGLGLALALQCSLCEHIVGLDLSPTMLRSSARRNRAALAEGRLALMRGDLASLPLRDAQFDKVLSIHTLYFWPEPMAVFQRIIGLLAPGGRSATIFATARTEPTGERTYWPLHAQAAALAEELGRTPGVRAQLATGPDSRQFNNLAIVLERR, from the coding sequence ATGACATCCCTACGCGAGCGGTGGACAAGCTACATCGACCGGCAGCACCAGCAGCCGAGCGGGCCAGTCGGGCGGGTGATCGGCGAGCGCATGGTGCGGCAGCACGCCCCCGAGAACGCCTGGGCCATGCGGCTGCTGCAGATCGGCGCGGGCGACCGCGTGCTGGATCTGGGCTGCGGGCCGGGCCTGGGGCTGGCGCTGGCGCTGCAGTGCAGCCTGTGCGAGCACATCGTGGGGCTGGATCTCTCCCCCACGATGCTGCGCTCCTCGGCGCGGCGCAACCGCGCGGCCCTGGCCGAGGGGCGGCTGGCGCTGATGCGCGGCGACCTGGCCTCGCTGCCGCTGCGCGACGCGCAGTTCGACAAGGTGCTGAGCATCCACACGCTCTACTTCTGGCCCGAGCCCATGGCGGTGTTCCAGCGGATCATCGGGCTGCTGGCCCCTGGCGGGCGCAGCGCCACCATCTTCGCCACGGCCCGCACCGAGCCGACGGGCGAGCGCACCTACTGGCCGCTGCACGCCCAGGCCGCCGCGCTGGCGGAGGAACTGGGCCGCACGCCCGGGGTGCGCGCCCAGCTGGCCACCGGCCCCGACTCGCGCCAGTTCAACAACCTGGCGATCGTGCTAGAGAGGCGGTGA
- a CDS encoding sulfatase-like hydrolase/transferase yields MDANKLVGSHDIVLITLDTLRYDVAAAELREGRTPNLATLLPAGGWEKRHTPGSFTYAAHQAFFAGFLPTPAAPGRHPRLFAARFAGSETTAEGTFVFDEADMVSGLATQGYHTICVGGVGFFNKQNALSSVLPGLFAESHWSPALGVTAPDSTASQVRVALDALARQPRGRRVFLFINVSALHQPNRMYLPGAQEDSLESHAAALAYVDSQLPPLVEALRRRGPSLWVICADHGTAYGEDGYTGHRINHPVVWEVPYAEFVLPEVRA; encoded by the coding sequence ATGGACGCAAACAAGCTCGTGGGCAGCCACGACATCGTGCTGATCACCCTCGACACCCTGCGCTACGATGTGGCCGCAGCCGAGCTGCGCGAGGGTCGCACGCCCAACCTGGCCACGCTGCTGCCCGCAGGCGGCTGGGAGAAGCGCCACACGCCCGGCAGCTTCACCTACGCCGCACACCAGGCCTTCTTCGCGGGCTTCCTGCCCACGCCCGCCGCGCCGGGGCGGCACCCGCGCCTGTTCGCCGCGCGCTTCGCCGGCAGCGAGACCACGGCGGAGGGTACCTTCGTCTTTGACGAGGCCGACATGGTGAGCGGGCTGGCCACACAGGGCTACCACACTATCTGCGTGGGCGGGGTGGGCTTCTTCAACAAGCAGAACGCGCTGAGCAGCGTGCTGCCCGGCCTGTTCGCCGAGAGCCACTGGTCGCCCGCGCTGGGCGTGACCGCGCCCGACTCGACGGCCAGCCAGGTGCGGGTGGCGCTCGACGCGCTGGCCCGCCAGCCGAGGGGGCGGCGGGTGTTCCTGTTCATCAACGTGTCGGCACTGCACCAGCCCAACCGCATGTACCTGCCCGGCGCGCAGGAGGACAGCCTAGAGAGCCACGCCGCCGCCCTGGCCTATGTGGACAGCCAGCTGCCGCCGCTGGTAGAGGCGCTGCGGCGGCGCGGCCCCTCGCTCTGGGTGATCTGCGCCGACCACGGCACGGCCTACGGCGAGGATGGCTACACCGGCCACCGGATCAACCACCCGGTGGTATGGGAGGTGCCCTACGCCGAGTTCGTGCTGCCGGAGGTGCGCGCATGA
- a CDS encoding coproporphyrinogen III oxidase family protein: MTRPIDEIERVPYRSYAYAYPHKTAYRRFERPIPLRDLWAQEQRDALFLYMHIPFCEMRCGFCNLFTTVNPAIDIERAYMDTLERQAAQVREALGQAQFARFAIGGGTPTYLPPADLHRLFDIAERGYRVRPHDIPVSVETSPKTADAERLAVLRERGADRISIGVQSFIEREAAAAGRPQKTADVERALDRIRSFGFPTLNIDLIYGIDGQTVASWLETLRAALRYQPEQLYLYPLYVRPLTGLGRRQREWDDVRLACYRAGRDFLREHGYVQLSMRMFRSPTAPAGEGPVYCCQQDGMVGLGCGARSYTSAAHYSSEYAVGATGVRAILADYIRRDDASFASAHYGFLMGQDNSRRRYVIQSLLQAEGLDMAAYQARFGGAATAHLPELAALAERGMATLSPERMRLTERGMELSDAIGPWLYAESVQRQMEEFDLT, translated from the coding sequence ATGACCCGACCCATCGACGAGATCGAGCGCGTGCCCTACCGCTCCTACGCCTACGCCTACCCGCACAAGACGGCCTACCGCCGCTTCGAGCGGCCCATCCCGCTGCGCGATCTGTGGGCGCAGGAGCAGCGTGATGCCCTGTTTCTGTACATGCACATCCCCTTCTGCGAGATGCGCTGCGGCTTCTGCAACCTGTTCACCACCGTGAACCCGGCCATCGACATCGAGCGGGCCTACATGGACACGCTGGAGCGCCAGGCCGCCCAGGTGCGCGAGGCGCTGGGCCAGGCCCAGTTTGCGCGCTTCGCCATCGGCGGGGGCACCCCGACCTACCTGCCCCCCGCCGACCTGCACCGCCTGTTCGACATCGCCGAGCGCGGGTACCGCGTGCGCCCCCACGACATCCCGGTCTCGGTCGAGACCTCGCCCAAGACCGCCGACGCCGAGCGGCTGGCCGTGCTGCGCGAGCGCGGGGCCGACCGCATCAGCATCGGCGTGCAGAGCTTTATCGAGCGCGAGGCCGCCGCCGCAGGCCGCCCGCAGAAAACCGCCGATGTGGAGCGAGCGCTCGACCGCATCCGCTCGTTCGGCTTCCCCACGCTGAATATCGACCTGATCTACGGCATCGACGGCCAGACCGTGGCGAGCTGGCTGGAGACGCTGCGCGCGGCCTTGCGCTACCAGCCCGAGCAGCTCTACCTCTACCCGCTGTATGTGCGCCCGCTCACCGGCCTTGGCCGCAGGCAGCGCGAGTGGGACGACGTGCGGCTGGCCTGCTACCGCGCCGGGCGCGACTTCCTGCGCGAGCATGGCTATGTGCAGCTCTCCATGCGCATGTTCCGCTCGCCCACAGCCCCGGCGGGCGAGGGGCCGGTCTACTGCTGCCAGCAGGATGGCATGGTCGGCCTGGGCTGCGGGGCCAGGTCGTACACCAGCGCCGCCCACTACTCCAGCGAGTACGCCGTGGGCGCGACGGGCGTGCGCGCCATCCTGGCCGACTACATTCGGCGCGACGACGCCTCATTCGCCAGCGCGCACTACGGCTTCCTGATGGGCCAGGATAACTCGCGCCGCCGCTACGTCATCCAGTCGCTGCTGCAGGCCGAGGGGCTGGACATGGCGGCCTACCAGGCCCGCTTCGGCGGCGCGGCCACCGCGCACCTGCCCGAGCTGGCTGCGCTGGCCGAGCGCGGCATGGCCACGCTCTCGCCCGAGCGCATGCGGCTCACCGAGCGCGGCATGGAGCTTTCCGACGCCATCGGGCCGTGGCTCTACGCCGAGTCTGTGCAGCGGCAGATGGAGGAGTTCGACCTCACATGA
- a CDS encoding radical SAM protein — protein sequence MNLSILYRGPLSSCNYGCSYCPFAKHTETRAEHERDRQALERFVGWVGERAGDTISVFFTPWGEALNRRRYQMAFVALTNMPHVAKVAIQTNLSSRLDWLERCDKARVGIWATYHPTQVARASFVGKCRELLRRGVRLSVGVVGMKEHEAEIEALRAELPPEIYLWVNAYKREPGYYSAEDVRRLTAVDPLFPVNNQRHPSAGQPCDAGETVISVDGDGTMRRCHFIKQPIGNIYDPGFAQALRPRPCANETCGCHIGYIHMPHLGLQQVFGDGLLERVPHNPIWLEPNHEDTKTRR from the coding sequence ATGAATCTGAGCATCCTCTACCGTGGCCCGCTCTCAAGCTGCAACTACGGCTGCAGCTACTGCCCCTTCGCCAAACACACCGAGACCCGCGCCGAGCACGAGCGCGATAGGCAGGCGCTGGAGCGCTTCGTGGGCTGGGTGGGCGAGCGGGCGGGCGACACCATCTCGGTGTTCTTCACGCCCTGGGGCGAGGCCCTGAACCGCAGGCGCTACCAGATGGCCTTCGTGGCGCTGACGAACATGCCGCACGTGGCCAAGGTGGCCATTCAGACCAACCTCTCCTCGCGGCTCGACTGGCTGGAGCGATGCGACAAGGCGCGGGTGGGCATCTGGGCCACCTACCACCCCACGCAGGTGGCGCGGGCCAGCTTTGTGGGAAAGTGCCGCGAGCTGCTGCGGCGCGGCGTGCGGCTGAGCGTGGGCGTGGTGGGCATGAAGGAGCACGAGGCCGAGATCGAGGCCCTGCGGGCCGAGCTGCCGCCCGAGATCTACCTGTGGGTGAACGCCTACAAGCGCGAGCCGGGCTACTACAGCGCCGAGGATGTGCGCCGCCTCACCGCCGTCGACCCGCTCTTCCCCGTGAACAACCAGCGCCACCCCAGCGCTGGCCAGCCCTGCGACGCGGGCGAGACCGTGATCTCGGTCGACGGCGACGGCACCATGCGCCGCTGCCACTTCATCAAGCAGCCGATTGGCAACATCTACGACCCCGGCTTCGCCCAGGCGCTGCGCCCGCGCCCCTGCGCCAACGAGACCTGCGGCTGCCACATCGGCTACATCCACATGCCCCACCTGGGCCTCCAGCAGGTCTTCGGCGACGGCCTGCTGGAGCGGGTTCCCCATAACCCTATCTGGCTTGAACCAAACCACGAAGACACGAAGACGCGAAGGTAA
- a CDS encoding VWA domain-containing protein, translating to MDSEQERRQRWRLVLGESSEQALGGLQGEWQGRDTALGYLYDREYGADRNTRAGHGSLDASQLTVPDWINMVHELFPRRTIERIERDALDRYQLEEMVTNPELLKRAQPNQTLLKAVLRTKHLMNQEVLAQARRLVNAVVQQLMEQLAREIRTPFSGAVDRRRRSFLRVARNFDARTTIRRNLANYDPQRQQIVIGQPYFFSRVRRQVDRWQLIILVDESGSMAGSVIHAAVTAAIFFGIQALRTHLVLFDTSVVDVTEHCTDPVETLMKVQLGGGTDIGQAVRYAAQLVENPRRTIVVLISDFEEGAPVQQLYSAVKYLTESGVTLLGLAALESDASPRYDHGVAAQLVKLGAHVGAMTPGELAAWVAQKVA from the coding sequence ATGGATAGCGAGCAGGAGCGGCGGCAGCGCTGGCGGCTGGTGCTGGGCGAGAGCAGCGAGCAGGCGCTGGGCGGGCTGCAGGGCGAGTGGCAGGGCCGCGACACCGCGCTGGGCTACCTCTACGACCGCGAGTATGGTGCAGATCGCAACACCCGCGCGGGGCACGGCTCGCTGGATGCCTCGCAGCTGACGGTGCCCGACTGGATCAATATGGTGCACGAGCTGTTCCCGCGCCGCACCATCGAGCGGATCGAGCGCGACGCGCTTGACCGCTACCAGCTTGAGGAGATGGTGACCAACCCCGAGCTGCTAAAGCGCGCCCAGCCGAACCAGACGCTGCTGAAGGCCGTGCTGCGCACCAAGCACCTGATGAACCAGGAGGTGCTGGCCCAGGCCCGCCGCCTGGTGAACGCCGTGGTGCAGCAGCTGATGGAGCAGCTGGCCCGCGAGATCCGCACGCCCTTCAGCGGCGCGGTCGACCGCCGCCGCCGCTCGTTCCTGCGGGTGGCGCGCAATTTCGACGCCCGCACCACCATCCGCCGCAACCTGGCCAACTACGACCCGCAGCGCCAGCAGATCGTGATCGGCCAGCCCTACTTCTTCTCGCGCGTGCGACGCCAGGTCGACCGCTGGCAGCTGATCATCCTGGTGGATGAGTCGGGCAGCATGGCGGGCAGCGTCATCCACGCGGCGGTGACGGCGGCGATCTTCTTCGGCATCCAGGCGCTGCGCACCCACCTGGTGCTGTTCGATACCTCGGTGGTGGATGTGACCGAGCACTGCACCGACCCGGTGGAGACACTGATGAAGGTGCAGCTGGGCGGCGGCACCGACATCGGGCAGGCGGTGCGCTACGCGGCCCAGCTGGTGGAAAACCCGCGCCGCACTATCGTGGTGCTGATCAGCGATTTCGAGGAGGGCGCGCCGGTGCAGCAGCTCTACAGCGCGGTGAAATATCTGACCGAGAGCGGCGTGACACTGCTGGGGCTGGCCGCGCTGGAGAGCGACGCCAGCCCCCGCTACGACCACGGCGTGGCCGCCCAGCTGGTGAAGCTGGGCGCGCATGTGGGCGCGATGACCCCCGGCGAGCTGGCCGCGTGGGTCGCGCAGAAGGTGGCCTAG
- a CDS encoding AAA family ATPase, with the protein MTHASNADPMSHIQRPPAESLYADEMARLAAAERGAPRPQGWRLTPRSVLSFVLGDERLGISPKFVGSRSLVERCVVSLATNRGLMLIGEPGTAKSYLSELLAAAISGDSTLIIQGSAGTTEDAIKYSWNYALLLAEGPNERSLVPAPLYRGMSEGKVVRFEEITRCPLEIQDTLLSILSDRVMAVPEREDAGRVLFATVGFNIIATANTRDRGVNEMSAALKRRFNFETIPPIQDIRQEMRLVQRETERLLQRSGVPVALPPDLAELLVTTFHELRSGKTAEGKGIDPLSSVMSTAEAVSVGYAACVHAYYYAGGKVAPSHLMHSLLGSALKDTPEDREKLQHYLTHVVKERKGAAWRAFYEARQEI; encoded by the coding sequence ATGACACACGCTTCCAACGCCGACCCCATGTCCCACATCCAGCGCCCGCCCGCCGAGTCGCTCTACGCCGATGAGATGGCCCGCCTGGCCGCCGCCGAGCGCGGCGCGCCCCGCCCCCAGGGCTGGCGGCTGACGCCGCGCTCGGTGCTGTCGTTCGTGCTGGGCGACGAGCGCCTGGGCATCTCGCCCAAGTTTGTGGGCAGCCGCAGCCTGGTCGAGCGCTGCGTGGTGTCGCTGGCCACCAACCGTGGCCTGATGCTGATCGGCGAGCCGGGCACCGCCAAGAGCTACCTGAGCGAGCTGCTGGCCGCCGCGATCTCGGGCGACTCCACATTGATCATCCAGGGCAGCGCGGGCACCACCGAGGATGCGATCAAGTACTCGTGGAACTACGCGCTGCTGCTGGCCGAGGGGCCAAATGAGCGCTCGCTGGTGCCCGCGCCGCTCTACCGGGGCATGAGCGAGGGCAAGGTGGTGCGCTTCGAGGAGATCACCCGCTGCCCGCTGGAGATCCAGGATACCCTGCTCTCCATCCTCAGCGACCGCGTGATGGCGGTGCCCGAGCGCGAGGACGCGGGCCGCGTGCTGTTCGCCACGGTTGGCTTCAACATCATCGCCACCGCCAACACCCGCGACCGTGGCGTGAACGAGATGAGCGCCGCGCTCAAGCGCCGCTTTAATTTCGAGACGATCCCGCCCATCCAGGACATCCGCCAGGAGATGCGGCTGGTGCAGCGCGAGACCGAGCGGCTGCTGCAGCGCTCGGGGGTGCCGGTGGCGCTGCCGCCCGACCTGGCCGAGCTGCTGGTCACCACCTTCCACGAGCTGCGCAGCGGCAAGACCGCCGAGGGCAAGGGCATCGACCCGCTTAGCTCGGTGATGAGCACCGCCGAGGCGGTGTCGGTGGGCTACGCGGCCTGTGTCCACGCCTACTACTACGCGGGCGGGAAGGTGGCCCCTAGCCACCTGATGCACAGCCTGCTTGGCTCGGCGCTGAAGGACACGCCCGAGGATCGCGAGAAGCTCCAGCACTACCTCACCCACGTGGTGAAGGAGCGCAAGGGCGCGGCCTGGCGCGCGTTCTATGAGGCCCGCCAGGAGATCTAG
- a CDS encoding DUF4132 domain-containing protein, translated as MTERAFETRDAAQELHDLLASAAPIGRLRWLHPEELPALVLGGQQLGSVVRLLGALQRGDLRLPQVAALLRAHADPHTLRAWLLRLLAQWEGSRTPGQWVFGALGLLGDGALAAELAKKLYLWRGASKYAWVRMGMGAIATIGSDAALRQLNLLAAQDEFRSLRSSAGEHMDRIAAARGVSRQQLEDMIVPRFGVDTGELQLALGARRFRLVLDPDLAPALVEQDGRHYRAMPRSAPGLPPEQIAAAQEAWRTLRREVNHEIRTQSRRLESAMVEGRRWAAGDWRRIFLGHPLLEPLARQVLWAGYDDAGQPIEVFCLAGDGSLTSESYGPAMLDAYAAVGIPHPVDATPARRRQWDELQHDFDILPLFPQAARTIYTISAAQASETSIPGLPEGKLRAGVSISTASKGWRHSAYQTYDAFSQIVMTRSFAGPGITAVVVCQICPEQHYESSQRCSEGYFVAGGVPDLESGVLPRRIPMGQVPPALISEVLCDWHDLFRNPRHHYEG; from the coding sequence ATGACCGAGAGAGCCTTCGAGACCCGCGATGCGGCGCAGGAGCTGCACGATCTGCTCGCCAGCGCCGCGCCGATCGGGCGGCTGCGCTGGCTGCACCCCGAGGAGCTGCCCGCGCTGGTGCTGGGCGGCCAGCAGCTGGGCTCGGTGGTGCGCCTGCTGGGCGCGCTTCAGCGCGGCGACCTCCGGCTGCCGCAGGTGGCGGCGCTGCTGCGGGCGCACGCCGACCCCCACACGCTGCGCGCCTGGCTGCTGCGCCTGCTAGCCCAGTGGGAGGGCAGCCGCACGCCGGGCCAGTGGGTGTTTGGCGCGCTGGGGCTGCTGGGCGATGGCGCGCTGGCCGCCGAGCTGGCCAAAAAGCTCTACCTGTGGCGCGGTGCCAGCAAGTACGCATGGGTGCGGATGGGCATGGGCGCGATCGCCACCATCGGCAGCGATGCCGCGCTGCGCCAGCTGAACCTGCTGGCCGCGCAGGATGAGTTCCGCTCGCTGCGCTCCAGCGCTGGCGAGCACATGGATCGGATCGCCGCCGCGCGCGGTGTCTCGCGCCAGCAGCTTGAGGACATGATCGTGCCGCGCTTCGGCGTCGACACGGGCGAGCTGCAGCTGGCCCTAGGCGCGCGCCGCTTCCGTCTGGTGCTCGACCCCGATCTGGCCCCGGCCCTGGTGGAGCAGGATGGCCGCCACTACCGCGCCATGCCGCGCAGCGCCCCCGGCCTGCCGCCCGAGCAGATCGCCGCCGCGCAGGAGGCATGGCGCACCCTGCGGCGCGAGGTGAACCACGAGATCCGTACGCAGTCGCGTCGGCTGGAGAGCGCCATGGTGGAGGGGCGGCGCTGGGCGGCGGGCGACTGGCGGCGGATCTTCCTGGGCCACCCGCTGCTGGAGCCGCTGGCACGCCAGGTGCTGTGGGCTGGCTACGATGATGCTGGACAGCCGATCGAGGTGTTCTGTCTGGCGGGCGACGGCAGCCTGACCAGCGAGAGCTATGGGCCGGCCATGCTCGACGCCTACGCCGCCGTCGGCATCCCGCACCCGGTCGATGCCACGCCCGCGCGCCGCAGGCAGTGGGATGAGCTGCAGCACGATTTCGACATCCTGCCGCTGTTCCCCCAGGCGGCGCGCACGATCTACACGATCAGCGCTGCCCAGGCCAGCGAGACCAGCATCCCCGGCCTGCCCGAGGGCAAGCTGCGCGCCGGGGTCTCGATCTCCACCGCATCCAAGGGCTGGCGGCACAGCGCCTACCAGACCTACGATGCGTTTTCGCAGATCGTGATGACCCGTAGCTTCGCCGGCCCTGGCATCACCGCTGTGGTGGTGTGCCAGATCTGCCCCGAGCAGCACTACGAAAGCTCGCAGCGCTGCTCGGAAGGCTACTTTGTGGCGGGCGGCGTGCCCGATCTTGAGTCCGGCGTGCTGCCACGGCGCATCCCGATGGGCCAGGTGCCGCCCGCGCTGATCAGCGAGGTGCTGTGCGACTGGCACGATCTGTTTCGCAACCCGCGCCACCACTATGAGGGATAG
- a CDS encoding DUF4132 domain-containing protein gives MERASLRRGEHMIRAFWERVTGRAPAVGPDSTGVLRIPRQMVYGLSRFVDANALLDGDDYPQIERQFYRMLHGERGEHISPSLAGSAAFVGALCDAAYLAPMASQRQSAHTLIDQIAAARGVDRQRFELDCLPNCGLDGDIRFVGARGHVYALTIGLGHRPLLRGRGGRMHTGAPHDLDHEQRQLLRRAKLLLGHKLRAQRRRLELAMLGGDRWDAQFFLGEMLPHPLLAWLCRHVLWAGYDQVGNLIEAFIVQEDGSLTSETYGAARVGEYATVGVPHPADIPPERLAAWVELLDDFPYQPLFPQLRRPAPTVRRSPAELTALLATLRFQAEPLCAALRALGWDVRYPILQVRYALPHMDVGALVEMQAQVGVVQLLRYSFERAGLPVTPDQVPPRLMNEVLCHLGLLVEDTRLRAG, from the coding sequence ATGGAACGTGCCAGCCTGCGCCGAGGTGAGCACATGATCAGGGCATTCTGGGAGCGCGTCACCGGCAGGGCGCCAGCCGTCGGCCCCGATTCCACGGGTGTCCTGCGCATCCCGCGCCAGATGGTCTACGGCCTCTCTCGTTTCGTCGATGCGAACGCCCTGCTGGATGGCGATGACTACCCGCAGATCGAGCGCCAGTTCTACCGGATGCTGCACGGCGAGCGCGGCGAGCATATCAGCCCTTCGCTGGCGGGGTCGGCGGCCTTTGTGGGCGCGCTGTGCGATGCGGCCTACCTGGCCCCCATGGCCTCGCAGCGCCAGAGCGCCCACACGCTGATCGACCAGATCGCGGCGGCGCGCGGGGTCGATCGCCAGCGCTTCGAGCTGGACTGCCTGCCGAACTGCGGCCTGGATGGCGACATCCGCTTTGTGGGCGCGCGCGGGCACGTGTACGCGCTGACCATCGGCCTGGGGCACAGGCCGCTGCTGCGCGGCAGGGGCGGGCGCATGCACACCGGTGCCCCCCACGATCTTGACCACGAGCAGCGCCAGCTGCTGCGGCGCGCCAAGCTGCTGCTGGGCCACAAACTGCGCGCCCAGCGGCGGCGTCTAGAGCTTGCCATGCTCGGCGGGGATCGCTGGGATGCCCAGTTCTTCCTTGGCGAGATGCTGCCCCACCCGCTGCTGGCCTGGCTGTGCCGCCACGTGCTGTGGGCTGGATACGACCAGGTCGGCAACCTGATCGAGGCCTTTATCGTACAGGAAGATGGCAGTCTGACCAGCGAGACCTACGGTGCCGCGCGCGTGGGCGAGTACGCCACGGTGGGCGTGCCGCACCCGGCGGACATCCCGCCGGAGCGCCTGGCGGCCTGGGTCGAGCTGCTGGATGATTTTCCCTACCAGCCGCTGTTCCCCCAGCTGCGCCGCCCGGCCCCGACTGTGCGCCGCAGCCCTGCCGAGCTGACCGCGCTGCTAGCGACGCTGCGCTTTCAGGCCGAACCGCTGTGCGCGGCGCTGCGCGCCCTGGGTTGGGATGTGCGGTATCCCATCCTGCAGGTGCGCTATGCCCTGCCGCATATGGACGTGGGCGCACTGGTGGAGATGCAGGCCCAGGTGGGTGTGGTTCAGCTGCTGCGCTACAGCTTCGAGCGCGCCGGGCTACCTGTGACGCCCGATCAGGTTCCGCCCCGCTTGATGAACGAGGTGCTGTGCCACCTGGGGCTGCTGGTCGAGGATACGAGGCTTCGTGCTGGATAG